The following proteins are co-located in the Apium graveolens cultivar Ventura chromosome 5, ASM990537v1, whole genome shotgun sequence genome:
- the LOC141660816 gene encoding uncharacterized protein LOC141660816 produces MLKDAKIRNILHNSLDNVMSNRVIACKTAKEIWDALETQFQCTMAIKKNRRVVLVLKYEQFDAKADASITDIYDRFLTLLNDLSLVRKEYDREESNTKFLRTLSEDWDT; encoded by the coding sequence ATGCTTAAGGATGCAAAAATCAGAAATATTCTGCACAATAGTTTGGATAATGTGATGTCCAACAGGGTGATTGCCTgtaagactgcaaaagagatatgggatgccttggagacacaATTCCAATGTACAATGGCAATAAAGAAAAATAGAAGAGTTGTTCTTGTGCTAAaatatgagcaatttgatgcCAAGGCTGATGCGTCAATTACGGATatctatgatagatttctgaCACTTCTGAATGATCTATCATTAGTTAGAAAAGAGTATGATAGAgaagaatcaaacacaaagtttCTGAGAACTCTTTCAGAAGATTGGGATACTTAA